A genome region from Scomber japonicus isolate fScoJap1 chromosome 15, fScoJap1.pri, whole genome shotgun sequence includes the following:
- the LOC128373865 gene encoding zymogen granule membrane protein 16-like, giving the protein MHYIAFFVLLTTAVLADAGLQHFSFSPPVGSGSGSQYSLTGEGRITAVRVWENFNGYIFGFQFRYDFIWSPVAGHKRGQVLEMELYEGEAIVQISGKHNHYLYSVVFTTNRGRSLFAGQPVGHSFNMYPEHSGAELRFISGRVHGAITSIGAHWADFNPAANRTKH; this is encoded by the exons ATGCATTACATTGCCTTCTTCGTTCTGCTCACAACCGCTGTCTTGGCTGATG CCGGGCTTCAGCACTTCTCCTTCTCCCCACCCGTGGGCTCAGGAAGTGGCTCTCAGTACAGTCTAACTGGAGAGGGACGGATCACAGCTGTCAGAGTGTGGGAGAACTTCAACGGCTACATCTTTGG CTTCCAATTCCGCTACGACTTCATCTGGTCCCCTGTTGCTGGTCATAAAAGGGGTCAGGTCCTAGAGATGGAGTTGTATGAGGGTGAAGCCATCGTCCAGATCTCTGGAAAACATAATCACTACTTGTATTCAGTAGTTTTCACCACTAACAGAGGCCGCTCGCTGTTCGCAGGCCAACCCGTTGGCCATTCATTCAACATGTATCCTGAACACAGCGGGGCCGAGCTGCGCTTCATCAGCGGCAGAGTTCACGGAGCCATCACCTCTATTGGAGCCCACTGGGCTGATTTTAATCCAGCTGCAAACAGAACCAAGCACTGA